Proteins co-encoded in one Capsicum annuum cultivar UCD-10X-F1 chromosome 9, UCD10Xv1.1, whole genome shotgun sequence genomic window:
- the LOC107842113 gene encoding uncharacterized protein LOC107842113, translating to MASSMRSSLILFFTCSLFLQAAFAEYKVEVKCESLPNGDCAFAISSSGKRCILEKATPEDGVISEYTCKTSEVIVANMREHIESDECMDACGANRNFIGISSDDLLEPQFVSKLCSPSCYRECPNIVDLYFNLAAGEGTYLSELCNNQKKLQSSGAAEDDADAPAPSPSF from the exons atggCCTCTTCAATGAGATCATCTTTGATCCTTTTCTTTACATGCTCCCTCTTCCTCCAGGCTGCTTTTGCAGAATATAAAG TGGAGGTCAAATGTGAGAGTTTACCAAATGGTGATTGTGCATTCGCAATTTCATCATCTGGAAAGAGGTGTATATTGGAGAAAGCCACACCAGAGGATGGAGTAATTAGTGAGTACACATGTAAAACATCAGAGGTGATTGTTGCAAACATGAGGGAACATATTGAGTCAGATGAATGTATGGATGCCTGTGGTGCTAACAGAAACTTTATTGGAATTTCTTCTGATGATTTGCTTGAGCCTCAATTTGTCTCCAAACTTTGCTCTCCTTCTTGTTACAGGGAATGCCCCAATATTGTTGACCTTTACTTTAACTTGGCTGCTGGTGAAG GAACATACTTGTCAGAGCTATGCAACAATCAGAAGAAGTTGCAAAGTAGTGGTGCTGCTGAAGATGATGCTGATGCTCCTGCTCCATCTCCTTCTTTCTAA